In Agrococcus jenensis, the genomic window GGCCCGACCCGGGCCTGGTCGACACCGACACGTACCACGTGCGCACGTCGACGGGCGATGCGCTCATCCAGGGCGGACGCGCGTTCACCATGACGGGTGACGCGGGGGAGCGGCTCTGCATCGACATCGCGGTCAACCGCGACGGCTCGACCGGCGACGTCACGACCGCGTGCGGGGAGCCGCTGCCGTGAAGCGGCGCACCGCCGGCGCCGCGCTGGGCACGCTGCTCGTCGCTGGCGTCGTCGCCGGTGCGGTGCTGAGCCCGGGCTACGTCGCGGTGCAGCCGCAGCTCGACGGGTCGAGCGTCTGGGTCGCCAACGGCGCCGCCGGCGCGATCGGGCTCGCGAACACCGCGAACGGCACGATCGAGCGCATCGTGCGGGTCGGAGGCGTCGACGAGGCGCACCAGAGCCCGAGCGGCACCGTCCTCGTCGATCGCGACGCCTCGACGGTGCGCGTCGTGCGCGACGGCGAGGCGCAGCCGGGGCCCGCGGTCCCGATCGTCGCCGGCGCCGTCGTCGGCGTGCGGGACGACCGCGTCGTCGTCACCGCGCCGAGCACCGGCGACGTGTGGCGCACCACCACGGGCGCGATCGCGGAGGGCGCGCAGCTCGGCGAGCCGGTCGTCGCGCTCGGCCGCGGCGGCGTCGCGGTGCTCGGCGAGCACAGCCTGCTCGCCGCCTCGCCCGGCCTCGGCCGCGTGCTGCGGGTGGACGAGGCGGGCGAGACCGTCGCGAGCGAGCGCGCACCCGTCTCGCCGTCGGCGCCGGCGCTGCAGCTGACGGCGCTCGGCGACGAGTGGGTGCTCTTCGACGCCGGATCCGGCGTGCTGTCGACGCGGACGTGGCAGACCTCGGTCCAGGGGGAGGACCTGCGCCTGCAGGAGCCGGGGCCGAGCGCGAGCACCGTGCTCTACGCGACCGGCGATGCGCTCGTGCGGCAGGCGCTCGGCGTGCCGACCCAGGAGGTGCTCGCATCCGGCTCCGGCGGCGTGCCGGCCGCGCCGGTCGTGCGCGAGGGATGCACGTTCGCGGCCTGGAGCGACGGGGTGGGCTGGCGCGACTGCGCCGAGGCCGAGCCGGTCGTGCTCGGCCTCGACGAGGTCGCGCTCGACCCCGACCTGCGGATCCTGCAGCGCGGCAGCGCGACCGCGCTCGTCGACGACGGCAGCGGCGACGCGTGGGCGATCGACCACGACGGCGAGCGGATCGTCGGCTGGGAGACCGAGGGCGACAGCCCCGCCCCGGAGCAGCCCGCGGAGGGCGAGACCGTCGAGGAGGTCGTCGAGGCCGCGCCCGCCCCTCCGATCGCCGCCGACGACGCGCTCGGTGCACGGCCCGGCGCCGCCACGCTGCTGCCGGTGCTGCTCAACGACACCGACGTCAACGGGGATCCCATCGTCCTCACCGAGGTCGAGTCGGACCGCGCCGACGCGGCAGCCTCGATCGCGCCCGACGGCCGCAGCATCCGCCTCGACGCGCCGGAGGAGGGCGAGACGCGGATCGCGTACGAGATCTCCGACGGCACCGCGACCGCGGCTGCGGTCGCCACCGTCACCGTGCGCGGCGGCAACGAGCCGCCGGTGCTCGAGCGGCCCGTGCAGGCGACCGTCGCCGCCGGCGGCACGCTCGCCCTCGACGCGCTCGACGGCTGGGTCGATCCCGACGGCGACCCGCTCGCGGTCGTCGGCGCGACGGTCGATGCCCCCGACAGCGTGAGCGTCCGGGCCGACGGGCGGCTCGAGTTCCGGGACGGGCTCGCGGGCGCGCAGCGCGAGATCGAGGTGACCGTCTCGGACGGGCGGTCGACGTCGACGGAGGCGATCGCCGTCACCGTGCACGCGGGGTCGGTGGCGATCGCCGCGCAGCCCGTGACCGCGGTCACCCGCGTCGGCCAGCGCCTCGTGCTCGAGCCGCTGCTCGCCGCGCAGGGCGGCGCGGGCCCGCTCAGCCTCCACAACGTCGTCGCGGCCTCCCAGCCGGTCGAGCCCAGCTTCGCCGACGACACGATCATCGTCACCCCGACCGAGCCCGGCCTCCTGCGGTTCGACTACGTCGTGACCGACGGCCAGGCGACGCAGGAGGGCGCGGTCGTCGTGCGGGTGCTCGAGGGCGCCGACGCCTCGTCGGCGCCGGTGACCATGCCGGAGCGGGTCGCGCTGCCCGCGATCGGCACGGTCGCGATCGACGTCGATCGGCTCGCGCACGACCCCGCCGGCGGCGTCGTCGCGCTGCGCACGGCCGAGAGCGACTCGACCGCCGTCCGCGCCGAGGTCGTCGACGCCGAGCGGCTGCGGCTCACCCTCACCGACGACCTCGCCGAGCAGGCGACGGTGCGGTACACCGTCACGAACGGCGTCGCCACGACGACCGGCGAGGTGCTCGTCTCGGCGGCCGCGGCCGCGTCGGTGCAGCCGCCGATCGCGCGCGACGACGAGGTGACGCTCCGCCCGGGCGGGCTCGTCGAGATCCCCGTGCTCGTGAACGACGAGCAGCCCGACGGGCTCGCGCTCACCCTCGACACCGAGATCGTCGCCCCGCCCGAGGCCGGCATGCTCTTCGTCGACGGTGAGCGGATGCGGTACGTCGCCGGCGACGCGGCCGGCACCTTCACCGCCACCTACGGCGTCCGCGGCCCCGACGGCCAGACGGCGACCGCCGACATCACGCTCCGGGTCGCGGAGCAGGCGAGCACCACGAACGCCGCGCCCGACGCGCCGACCGTCGAGGCGCGCGTCGTCGCGGGCGCGAGCATCGACATCCCGCTGCCGCTCTCGGACGCCGATCCGAACGGCGACCCCGTGCAGCTGCTCGGCCCGTCCTCGGCCCCGGCGCTCGGCTTCGTGACGCGGGAGGGCCGGTCGACGCTGCGCTACCAGGCGGGCGACTACTCGTTCGGCACCGACGCCTTCCGCTACCGGGTCGTCGACGACCTGGGCGCGGTGAGCGAGGGCACCGTGCGCGTCGCGGTCGTCGAGCCGGACGCCGCGCTGCCGCCGGTGCTGCGCGCCGACGAGGCGGTCATGCGCCCCGACTCGACCCTCGTCGTGCCGGTGCTCGACAACGACAGCGACCCCGCG contains:
- a CDS encoding fibronectin type III domain-containing protein, coding for MKRRTAGAALGTLLVAGVVAGAVLSPGYVAVQPQLDGSSVWVANGAAGAIGLANTANGTIERIVRVGGVDEAHQSPSGTVLVDRDASTVRVVRDGEAQPGPAVPIVAGAVVGVRDDRVVVTAPSTGDVWRTTTGAIAEGAQLGEPVVALGRGGVAVLGEHSLLAASPGLGRVLRVDEAGETVASERAPVSPSAPALQLTALGDEWVLFDAGSGVLSTRTWQTSVQGEDLRLQEPGPSASTVLYATGDALVRQALGVPTQEVLASGSGGVPAAPVVREGCTFAAWSDGVGWRDCAEAEPVVLGLDEVALDPDLRILQRGSATALVDDGSGDAWAIDHDGERIVGWETEGDSPAPEQPAEGETVEEVVEAAPAPPIAADDALGARPGAATLLPVLLNDTDVNGDPIVLTEVESDRADAAASIAPDGRSIRLDAPEEGETRIAYEISDGTATAAAVATVTVRGGNEPPVLERPVQATVAAGGTLALDALDGWVDPDGDPLAVVGATVDAPDSVSVRADGRLEFRDGLAGAQREIEVTVSDGRSTSTEAIAVTVHAGSVAIAAQPVTAVTRVGQRLVLEPLLAAQGGAGPLSLHNVVAASQPVEPSFADDTIIVTPTEPGLLRFDYVVTDGQATQEGAVVVRVLEGADASSAPVTMPERVALPAIGTVAIDVDRLAHDPAGGVVALRTAESDSTAVRAEVVDAERLRLTLTDDLAEQATVRYTVTNGVATTTGEVLVSAAAAASVQPPIARDDEVTLRPGGLVEIPVLVNDEQPDGLALTLDTEIVAPPEAGMLFVDGERMRYVAGDAAGTFTATYGVRGPDGQTATADITLRVAEQASTTNAAPDAPTVEARVVAGASIDIPLPLSDADPNGDPVQLLGPSSAPALGFVTREGRSTLRYQAGDYSFGTDAFRYRVVDDLGAVSEGTVRVAVVEPDAALPPVLRADEAVMRPDSTLVVPVLDNDSDPAGLPLEIVGVETGSPGASAEVRDGAVLVTAGLEATSIGVVVTVENAAGTRSSSWLRIEVDPAAPPPVADVDDVQVDIESIADAEAVRISPLAHASVRDGRTDVLEADLPMAVEGVALRDDGTIEIAVADRTRFVPFSVSRTDAPGETATAVIAVPGRLDALPQLRPGVAPLTVAAGETLEIDIDAVVVTVDGDGALLTDASAVEASPTDGSNPVIDERTLRFVPPPGYFGPASITFEVTDGDSPTDPDGRVGRIVLPIEVTAGDDVPLTVLGSFVQLEPGSERTIDLARVTRAPDPARLAAATWSVVDGAPEGFEASVSGSALTVRALPDTDPGTTAELQVGARDGAGAGVPGTVVLSVISTTRPLVSPVADAVTLQRGTSGQVTPLANDEASNPFPDAPLRIGALRATGAAARGIDAGLQDGAVTLSARPGAVIGATIVQVLVLDITGDPRRGVWSPITITVQDVPDAPAPPVQVFDEHVDGVVSMAIDPPVDNGSPITGYRIVGPGVDVACGAQPRCTVEGLQAGVELRLRAIATNALGESEPSAPSEPVHADRLPALVQGVAAVPDAEPGAVRVAWRAVPQPQGGTPIEAYLVRITGSGTNRLVRVGAAERAAVIAGLTPGRPYAIEVAAANDAGVPDDAWRWPAAPVPFTAVGEPGTTPVLITDRSGGSVTARWSAVDAGGAARVRYTARIVAAADVPSLGCSSTGTGEPAGTAALSATLTIAEGARAVVAVTADNGWHCAVSVSDPVFGRPAPVAPSDVTIAAGGAQVRDDARDVQIVAIPAAADGLWFEARTVQSPQATDPVWQRVGAGSWVTPTTTSFTYGREASVDVRVCAPSGAGSDAVCSEPTTVGSATPLSLRATVDACTPLVPLDARAPVNATADARGSVVARYLVDGRWTDERPSTSRVPAGATRVEAWGVVTYLESDPLRDPSPTVAGCGL